The proteins below come from a single Caldilineales bacterium genomic window:
- a CDS encoding DUF433 domain-containing protein: MLGKPVIRGTRIPVEMIIRKLSEGATQSEMLDAYPRLTSEDIRAALTFTTDITILRNDLPLGLANGLYLG; this comes from the coding sequence ATGCTTGGCAAACCCGTGATCAGGGGCACTCGCATCCCCGTCGAGATGATCATACGCAAGCTTAGCGAAGGAGCGACCCAATCCGAGATGCTCGATGCCTATCCACGGCTAACGAGCGAAGATATCCGGGCTGCTTTGACCTTCACAACTGATATCACGATTTTGCGAAACGATCTGCCACTAGGCCTTGCCAACGGATTATATCTGGGGTAG
- a CDS encoding ABC transporter ATP-binding protein: MSNPAVEMRGISKRFGPLVANRGVDFTLQAGEIHALLGENGAGKSTLMRILYGLYRADEGEILIHGQPAAIHSPKDAIAHGIGMVTQHFALVTRFSVAENVILGQAKRLRLDTNAAQRSVAAAGARFGLALDPQTLVKDLSVGQRQRVEILKALYRDARILILDEPTAVLAPQETEQLFASLRQLQQHGLSVVFISHKLWEVMRITDRVTVLRAGEMVGTVATRAVSPADLARMMVGRPTLGVVKPPTAPSDRLALKIEALAADDNKGLPALKGVSLQVHAGEIMGLAGVSGNGQTELAQVLEGTRSCTAGRVTVYAQDITHASPEQIMKAGVGRIPEDRHESVVGEMTVAQNMALEHLGEFTRRCLLDKGRLREHAERLIAAYQIKARPDDRIRTLSGGNMQKVILARVLERDPRLIIVAQPTRGLDVGATEFVRGKLVEQRGKGAAILLISEDLDEILELADRIAVIYEGQITGVLPRAEATPERLGLLMAGAKE; this comes from the coding sequence ATGAGCAACCCGGCCGTCGAGATGCGCGGCATCAGCAAGCGCTTCGGGCCGTTGGTAGCCAACCGGGGCGTGGATTTCACCCTGCAAGCGGGTGAGATCCACGCCTTGTTGGGCGAAAACGGCGCCGGCAAGAGCACGCTCATGCGCATCCTCTACGGCCTCTACCGCGCCGACGAAGGCGAGATCCTGATCCACGGCCAGCCGGCCGCCATCCATTCGCCCAAAGACGCCATCGCCCACGGCATCGGCATGGTGACGCAGCACTTCGCCCTGGTCACGCGCTTTTCGGTGGCCGAGAATGTCATTCTGGGCCAGGCGAAGCGGCTGCGGCTGGATACGAACGCCGCCCAGCGGAGCGTCGCCGCGGCGGGGGCGCGCTTTGGGCTGGCGCTCGACCCCCAAACCCTGGTCAAAGACCTTTCGGTGGGGCAACGGCAGCGGGTGGAGATCCTCAAGGCGCTGTACCGGGACGCCCGCATCCTCATCCTCGACGAACCGACCGCCGTCCTGGCCCCGCAAGAGACCGAGCAACTCTTCGCCAGCCTGCGCCAGTTGCAGCAGCACGGCCTCTCGGTCGTCTTCATCAGCCACAAGCTGTGGGAGGTGATGCGCATCACCGACCGGGTGACGGTGCTGCGGGCGGGCGAGATGGTGGGGACGGTGGCAACGCGCGCTGTCTCGCCGGCCGACCTGGCCCGGATGATGGTGGGGCGCCCGACCCTGGGTGTGGTCAAGCCGCCCACCGCGCCGTCCGACCGTCTGGCTCTGAAGATCGAAGCCCTGGCCGCGGACGACAACAAGGGCTTGCCGGCGCTCAAGGGGGTTTCGTTGCAGGTGCACGCCGGCGAGATCATGGGGCTGGCGGGCGTTTCGGGCAACGGGCAGACCGAGCTGGCCCAGGTGTTGGAGGGAACCCGATCCTGCACCGCCGGCCGGGTGACGGTCTATGCCCAAGACATCACCCACGCCAGCCCGGAGCAGATCATGAAGGCCGGGGTGGGGCGCATCCCCGAAGACCGGCACGAGAGTGTGGTGGGCGAGATGACGGTGGCACAGAACATGGCCCTGGAACACCTGGGCGAGTTCACCCGGCGCTGCCTGCTGGACAAAGGGCGGCTGCGCGAGCACGCCGAGCGGCTGATCGCCGCCTACCAGATCAAGGCCAGGCCCGATGACCGCATCCGCACGCTTTCGGGCGGGAACATGCAGAAGGTGATCCTGGCGCGGGTGTTGGAGCGAGACCCGCGCCTGATCATCGTCGCCCAACCCACCCGCGGGCTGGATGTGGGCGCGACCGAGTTCGTGCGCGGCAAACTGGTCGAGCAGCGCGGCAAAGGCGCGGCCATCCTGCTGATCTCAGAGGACCTGGACGAAATCCTGGAGCTGGCCGACCGCATCGCCGTCATCTACGAGGGCCAGATCACGGGCGTGCTGCCCCGCGCCGAGGCCACGCCGGAGCGGTTGGGATTGCTGATGGCGGGGGCAAAAGAATAA
- a CDS encoding BMP family protein, giving the protein MSRKTIILLAIIALVGLLAACAAPTPAAPAASAGKLKVFGAYATAIEEPWDGVIHAALNKAQEAGKIEYTYTDDIGYAGDMERVLRETAEKTKPAIIFGDAFGNEEAVRRVARDYPQIAFVFGSGGGPAEPNFSVFDNWIHEPAYLSGMLAGGLSKSNVIGVVGGHPVPEVNRIVNAFIAGAQAVNPAAEVKTTFINSWFDPAAAKEAALAQVDAGADVLFAERFGVIEAAAEKGLCAFGNMSDQKELAPDYVVSGPVWHMEPTVDYILNQVSGGTYTAQDLKDFSMVGKGGASLAPINTAVKCGLSDDLVKQVQAKEDEIKSGLFRVDITEAPPPAAAKMAP; this is encoded by the coding sequence ATGAGTCGCAAAACGATCATCCTCCTGGCAATCATTGCCCTCGTCGGCTTGCTGGCAGCCTGCGCCGCACCCACGCCGGCGGCGCCGGCCGCCTCGGCCGGCAAGCTCAAAGTCTTCGGCGCCTACGCCACCGCCATCGAAGAACCCTGGGATGGCGTCATCCACGCCGCCCTGAACAAAGCGCAAGAGGCCGGCAAGATCGAGTACACCTACACCGATGACATCGGCTACGCCGGCGATATGGAGCGCGTCCTGCGCGAAACGGCCGAGAAGACGAAGCCGGCCATCATCTTCGGCGATGCTTTCGGCAACGAAGAGGCCGTGCGCCGCGTGGCCAGGGACTACCCGCAGATCGCCTTCGTCTTTGGCTCTGGCGGCGGCCCGGCCGAACCCAATTTCTCGGTCTTCGACAACTGGATCCACGAGCCGGCCTATCTGAGCGGCATGTTGGCCGGTGGGCTGAGCAAGAGCAACGTCATCGGCGTCGTCGGCGGCCATCCCGTGCCCGAAGTCAACCGCATCGTCAATGCTTTCATTGCCGGCGCCCAGGCCGTGAACCCCGCCGCCGAGGTGAAGACGACCTTCATCAATAGCTGGTTCGACCCCGCCGCCGCCAAAGAAGCCGCCCTGGCCCAGGTCGACGCCGGCGCCGACGTGCTCTTTGCCGAGCGTTTCGGCGTGATCGAGGCTGCGGCCGAGAAGGGTCTCTGCGCCTTTGGCAATATGAGCGACCAGAAAGAACTGGCCCCGGACTATGTGGTGAGCGGCCCGGTCTGGCATATGGAGCCGACGGTCGATTACATCCTCAACCAGGTGTCGGGTGGGACCTACACCGCCCAGGACCTGAAAGACTTCAGCATGGTGGGCAAGGGCGGGGCCAGCCTGGCGCCCATCAACACCGCCGTCAAATGCGGGCTGAGCGATGACCTGGTGAAGCAGGTGCAGGCCAAAGAAGACGAGATCAAGAGTGGTCTCTTCCGCGTGGACATCACCGAGGCCCCGCCGCCGGCTGCGGCCAAGATGGCGCCATGA
- a CDS encoding transporter: protein MIDLLAENPLLLLFLVAAIGYPLGRVKVAGVNLGVAAVLFVGLAVGALDPRLQLPPILFELGLMLFMYTIGLASGAGFFAALRRKGLRDNLLVLAMLVFAALLTVLFAKLLHLPATIATGLFTGSLTNTPALGAVIDTISRTAPADQVEQLVTQPAIGYSIAYPMGVLGMILVVYILQRLWKTDYAAEAATIKDVQATSQALGNRTIAVTRAAMTGVPLKNLVAEHGWDVMFGRMERDGRTALVDGETRFELGDLVSIIGVEEEMERVRAAMGEVSERRLELDRSEYDFRRVFVSSHRAVGQRLGDLNLPQQFGAIVTRVRRGDIEFLAHADTVLEPGDRVRVVAKPENMEAVSKFFGDSYKELSEVDMMAFGLGLTLGILLGLVAIPLPSGASFRLGFAAGPLIAGLILGARGRTGPIVWLLPYSANLVLRQLGLILLLASIGLRSGYTFFQTLGDAGGLYLFVAGAAVTCLTGLLTLLVGHKLLKIPMGLLTGILAGLETQPSVLGFAREQANNELPNVGYATVFPLATIAKIVLAQVLLLLL, encoded by the coding sequence ATGATCGACCTTCTTGCCGAAAACCCCCTCCTCCTCCTCTTCCTTGTCGCGGCCATCGGCTACCCGTTGGGCCGGGTCAAGGTGGCCGGCGTCAACCTGGGCGTGGCGGCGGTGCTGTTCGTGGGGCTGGCCGTTGGCGCGCTGGACCCGCGCCTGCAACTGCCGCCCATTCTCTTCGAGCTGGGCCTGATGTTGTTCATGTACACCATCGGCCTGGCCAGTGGGGCGGGCTTTTTTGCCGCGCTACGGCGCAAGGGCCTGCGCGACAACCTGCTGGTGCTGGCGATGCTCGTGTTCGCCGCCCTCCTGACCGTCCTGTTCGCCAAGCTGTTACACCTCCCCGCCACCATCGCTACCGGCCTCTTCACCGGCAGCCTGACCAACACCCCCGCCCTGGGCGCCGTCATCGACACCATCAGCCGCACAGCCCCGGCCGATCAGGTCGAGCAACTCGTCACCCAACCGGCCATCGGCTACTCCATCGCCTACCCGATGGGCGTCCTGGGCATGATCCTGGTCGTCTACATCCTCCAGCGGCTGTGGAAGACCGACTATGCCGCCGAGGCGGCCACGATCAAGGACGTACAGGCGACCTCGCAGGCGCTCGGCAACCGCACCATCGCTGTCACCCGCGCCGCCATGACCGGCGTCCCCCTCAAAAACCTGGTGGCCGAGCACGGCTGGGATGTGATGTTCGGGCGGATGGAGCGAGATGGGCGCACGGCCCTGGTGGATGGCGAGACGCGCTTCGAATTGGGCGATCTGGTCAGCATCATCGGCGTCGAGGAGGAGATGGAGCGGGTGAGGGCGGCGATGGGCGAGGTCAGCGAGCGTCGCCTGGAACTGGACCGCAGCGAGTACGATTTCCGGCGCGTCTTCGTCTCCAGCCATCGCGCCGTCGGTCAGCGCCTGGGCGACCTCAACCTGCCGCAGCAGTTCGGCGCCATCGTCACCCGCGTCCGCCGCGGCGACATCGAGTTCCTCGCCCACGCCGACACCGTGCTGGAGCCGGGCGACCGCGTGCGGGTGGTGGCGAAGCCGGAGAACATGGAAGCCGTGAGCAAGTTCTTCGGCGATTCGTACAAGGAACTGAGCGAGGTAGACATGATGGCCTTCGGGCTGGGGCTGACCCTGGGCATCCTGCTGGGCCTGGTCGCCATCCCCCTGCCCTCGGGGGCGTCGTTTCGATTGGGATTCGCCGCCGGGCCGCTCATCGCCGGTCTGATCCTGGGTGCGCGCGGCCGCACGGGGCCCATCGTCTGGCTGCTGCCCTACAGCGCCAACCTGGTGCTCCGGCAGTTGGGGCTGATCCTGCTGCTGGCCAGCATCGGGCTGCGCTCAGGCTACACCTTCTTCCAAACATTGGGCGACGCCGGCGGTCTCTATCTGTTCGTGGCCGGGGCCGCCGTCACCTGTTTGACCGGCTTGCTCACCCTGCTCGTCGGCCACAAACTGCTTAAGATACCGATGGGGCTGTTGACGGGCATCCTGGCCGGGTTGGAGACGCAGCCCTCGGTCTTGGGCTTCGCCCGCGAGCAGGCGAACAACGAGCTGCCCAACGTGGGCTATGCCACGGTCTTCCCCTTGGCCACCATCGCCAAGATCGTCCTGGCGCAGGTGCTGCTCTTGCTCCTGTAG
- a CDS encoding PIN domain-containing protein: MKRYISDTQCLLWYLADDRRLPRAARTIFTKAEAGQAQILVPSITLVEATYLLQRQRVNQEIMDRLLSLTENHNSSIYVIPLDLRVAKAVGDFGPAVVTDLPDRVIAATARVLDLPLLTTDASIADSGLVKVIA, encoded by the coding sequence ATGAAACGCTACATCAGCGATACACAGTGTCTGTTGTGGTACTTGGCCGATGATCGACGTTTGCCACGCGCGGCGCGCACAATCTTCACAAAGGCCGAAGCGGGTCAGGCGCAGATCCTGGTTCCCAGCATAACGCTGGTGGAGGCCACCTATTTACTGCAACGACAGCGAGTAAACCAGGAGATAATGGATCGCCTGTTGTCACTTACCGAAAACCACAACAGTAGCATCTATGTGATTCCGCTTGACTTGCGGGTGGCAAAAGCCGTTGGCGATTTCGGCCCAGCGGTAGTCACCGACTTGCCAGATCGGGTGATTGCCGCAACTGCACGCGTGCTGGACCTACCTCTTCTCACCACCGATGCCAGCATTGCCGACAGCGGTTTGGTCAAAGTCATCGCCTGA
- a CDS encoding type II toxin-antitoxin system HicB family antitoxin — protein sequence MEIMKLPVTMYRDEDGWYVVECPIIPGCMSQGETEAMAMANIQEAIQICLDVRRELKMPLVVGAGLAS from the coding sequence ATGGAAATCATGAAACTGCCCGTGACCATGTACCGCGATGAAGATGGCTGGTATGTGGTTGAATGCCCGATTATTCCCGGTTGCATGAGTCAGGGCGAGACAGAGGCAATGGCGATGGCGAATATCCAAGAGGCTATCCAGATTTGTCTGGATGTTCGTCGCGAACTCAAGATGCCTTTGGTGGTTGGGGCCGGACTTGCTTCGTGA
- a CDS encoding transcriptional repressor: protein MHTTHDYAAHIRRQGYRLTPQRQMILDAVCEGGGHTTVDEIWARVQHKAPAINRSTVYRNLEFLQTLHLVVAAEIGGQTMYEIPHEYPHHHLICQVCGQVIEIGQDALGAAFATIEGQYGFQVGADHLVLKGLCIDCRSVGGQ, encoded by the coding sequence ATGCACACCACCCACGACTACGCCGCCCACATCCGCCGGCAGGGCTATCGGCTGACGCCGCAGCGCCAGATGATCCTGGATGCCGTGTGCGAGGGCGGCGGGCACACGACGGTTGACGAGATCTGGGCGCGGGTGCAGCACAAGGCCCCGGCCATCAACCGCTCCACCGTCTACCGCAACCTGGAGTTCTTGCAGACGCTGCATCTGGTGGTGGCGGCGGAGATCGGCGGGCAGACGATGTACGAGATCCCGCACGAGTACCCGCACCACCATCTGATCTGCCAGGTCTGCGGGCAGGTCATCGAAATCGGCCAAGATGCACTAGGGGCGGCGTTTGCCACGATCGAGGGTCAGTATGGCTTTCAAGTAGGAGCCGACCATCTGGTGTTGAAGGGGCTATGTATCGACTGCCGATCGGTTGGCGGGCAATGA
- a CDS encoding energy-coupling factor ABC transporter ATP-binding protein, with amino-acid sequence MPVIHPLSPPAGRHDAGDHTPTLAIDRLDFAYPDGHVALRQVSLTVHKGEKVALVGPNGAGKSTLMLHLNGILHGQGQVRVAGLPLEKKNLPVIRALVGLVFQNPDDQLFSPTVFEDVAFGPLHMGLTEAEVRGRVATALAQVGMSEYSARLSHHLSVGEKKRIAIATVLSMQPEILVLDEPSAGLDPRARRQLITLLRELPLTMLVSTHDMLMVRELFPRTVIVDEGRIVADGPTAALFADAALLETHGLEKPA; translated from the coding sequence ATGCCCGTCATCCATCCCCTCTCACCCCCGGCCGGGCGCCACGACGCCGGCGACCACACCCCCACCCTGGCCATCGACCGGCTGGACTTCGCCTACCCGGACGGCCACGTGGCCCTGCGGCAGGTCAGCCTGACCGTACACAAGGGCGAGAAGGTGGCCCTGGTGGGGCCGAATGGCGCCGGCAAAAGCACGCTCATGCTGCACCTGAACGGCATCCTCCACGGCCAGGGTCAGGTGCGGGTGGCAGGGCTGCCGCTGGAGAAGAAGAATCTACCGGTGATCCGGGCGCTGGTGGGGCTGGTGTTCCAGAATCCCGACGACCAGCTTTTCTCGCCGACGGTGTTCGAAGATGTGGCTTTCGGGCCGCTGCACATGGGTCTGACCGAGGCCGAGGTGCGGGGCCGGGTGGCGACGGCGCTGGCGCAGGTGGGGATGAGCGAGTACAGCGCCCGGCTCTCGCACCACCTGAGCGTGGGGGAGAAGAAACGGATCGCCATCGCCACCGTGCTGTCGATGCAGCCCGAAATCCTGGTCCTGGATGAGCCTTCGGCCGGGCTGGACCCGCGCGCCCGTCGCCAGCTGATCACCCTGCTGCGCGAGCTGCCGCTGACGATGCTGGTCTCGACGCACGACATGCTGATGGTGCGCGAGCTGTTCCCGCGCACGGTCATCGTCGACGAAGGCCGCATCGTCGCCGACGGCCCCACCGCCGCCCTGTTCGCGGATGCCGCCCTCCTCGAAACCCACGGCCTCGAAAAACCCGCCTGA
- the cbiQ gene encoding cobalt ECF transporter T component CbiQ produces the protein MHSDVIDRYVAGDSLIHRLDPRVKVVATVLFIVSNVLLPDGAWIGFALAFAWVLLTTRLAGLPAGYAVRRSFVALPFALVGITTLFSIPGEALAALRLGPWTLTISDAGLLRFSSLVSRTLLSVMMAILLTAATQFPDLIHALRHLRLPASLVTVIAFMYRYLFVLSDEVGRLLRAREARSARLPGRKSGSSVVWRAKVAGNMAGQLFVRSFDRSDRVYNAMLARGYRGHFYTLNPHVMDVQDWLLFGLTIAGLLVIQIGGRLPLP, from the coding sequence GTGCACAGCGATGTCATCGACCGCTATGTGGCCGGGGACAGCTTGATCCACCGGCTGGATCCGCGCGTCAAAGTGGTGGCGACCGTGCTCTTCATCGTCTCGAATGTCTTGCTGCCCGACGGCGCCTGGATTGGTTTTGCGCTGGCTTTTGCCTGGGTTTTGCTGACCACGCGGCTGGCCGGGCTGCCGGCCGGCTACGCCGTGCGGCGCTCGTTCGTGGCCCTGCCGTTTGCGCTGGTGGGGATCACCACCCTCTTCTCGATCCCCGGCGAGGCGCTGGCCGCCCTCCGCCTCGGCCCCTGGACGCTGACCATCTCCGACGCCGGGCTGCTGCGCTTCAGCAGCCTCGTCAGCCGCACCCTGCTCTCGGTGATGATGGCCATCCTGCTCACCGCCGCCACGCAGTTCCCCGACCTGATCCATGCCCTGCGGCATCTGCGCTTGCCGGCCAGCCTGGTGACGGTCATCGCCTTCATGTATCGCTATCTGTTCGTGCTGAGCGATGAGGTGGGGCGGCTGCTGCGGGCGCGCGAGGCCCGCAGCGCCCGACTGCCGGGGCGCAAGAGCGGCAGCAGCGTGGTCTGGCGGGCGAAGGTGGCGGGGAACATGGCCGGGCAACTGTTCGTGCGCAGTTTCGACCGCAGCGACCGGGTGTACAACGCCATGCTCGCGCGCGGCTACCGCGGCCATTTCTACACCCTCAATCCGCACGTCATGGACGTGCAAGATTGGCTGCTGTTCGGTCTGACCATCGCCGGCCTGCTGGTCATCCAGATCGGCGGCCGTCTCCCCCTCCCCTGA
- a CDS encoding energy-coupling factor ABC transporter permease translates to MLFGFALAPSTPAMHIPDGFLSLGISLVFWALTVAFVSVAARRVQNDLGERQIPVMGIMAAFIFAAQMLNFPVAGGTSGHLLGGALAAIVLGPWAGILVMTAVIGVQGLLFQDGGLVVMGANIFNMGVLTALVGFGLYRGVAGRSRSQKLAVAGVAAWVSVMAAALLTALQLWLSGTSALGIVVPAMLGVHALIGLGEALITVAALAFILRTRPDLLGGELVREKGGPGWVVGGAVVVLLLVLLAPFASASPDGLERVAGNLGFLNRGASSPFTILPDYTLPWLGQTSLSTVVAGLIGAAVVGLLAIGVIRLLRRRAASAI, encoded by the coding sequence ATGCTGTTCGGCTTTGCTTTGGCGCCGTCGACGCCGGCCATGCACATCCCCGATGGCTTTCTGAGCCTGGGCATTTCGCTCGTCTTCTGGGCGCTGACCGTCGCCTTCGTGTCTGTCGCCGCCCGCCGGGTGCAGAACGACCTGGGAGAGCGGCAGATCCCCGTGATGGGCATCATGGCCGCCTTCATCTTTGCCGCCCAGATGCTCAATTTCCCGGTGGCGGGCGGCACCTCTGGTCACTTGTTGGGCGGGGCGCTGGCGGCCATCGTCTTGGGGCCGTGGGCGGGCATCCTGGTGATGACAGCGGTCATCGGCGTCCAGGGTCTGCTCTTCCAGGATGGCGGGCTGGTGGTGATGGGCGCCAACATCTTCAACATGGGCGTCCTCACCGCCCTGGTGGGGTTTGGCCTCTACCGCGGCGTGGCCGGACGCAGCCGGAGCCAGAAGTTGGCCGTGGCGGGCGTGGCTGCCTGGGTTTCGGTGATGGCGGCGGCCTTGCTCACGGCCCTGCAACTGTGGCTGAGCGGCACATCAGCCCTGGGCATCGTGGTTCCGGCCATGCTGGGGGTGCACGCCCTGATCGGCCTCGGCGAGGCCCTGATTACGGTTGCGGCTCTGGCCTTCATCCTGCGCACGCGGCCCGACCTGCTGGGGGGCGAGCTCGTCAGGGAAAAGGGCGGGCCGGGTTGGGTGGTTGGGGGGGCGGTCGTCGTGCTGCTGTTGGTCTTGCTGGCCCCATTCGCCTCGGCCAGCCCCGATGGACTTGAGCGCGTGGCCGGGAACCTGGGTTTCCTCAACCGGGGCGCTTCCTCGCCCTTCACCATCCTGCCCGATTACACCCTGCCCTGGCTGGGGCAGACCTCGCTTTCGACGGTCGTGGCCGGGCTGATCGGCGCCGCCGTCGTTGGCCTCCTCGCCATCGGCGTCATCCGCCTCTTGCGCCGGCGCGCCGCCTCCGCCATCTAG
- a CDS encoding DUF4332 domain-containing protein: MHYLRFLQGSPIVALGFAVLPGQESDRRSSLSWLWLLLIIILIVLLIWWLLRRPKEEMPASRPSMPKMPATPPAPTLPAASPTMPATNLASPAASEPPAMMGPDVALAAAAPMADDLTIVEGIGPKVAALLKDAGITTFRQLADANVGHLEELLREAGLRMMNPATWPEQARLAALGDHEGLLRLQETLKGGRRV, encoded by the coding sequence ATGCACTACCTTCGTTTTCTTCAAGGCTCCCCCATCGTTGCATTGGGGTTTGCGGTTCTTCCCGGCCAGGAATCGGACCGCCGCAGTTCATTGTCGTGGCTTTGGCTGCTTTTGATCATCATCCTCATCGTGCTTCTGATCTGGTGGCTGTTGCGGCGACCAAAGGAAGAGATGCCGGCAAGCCGGCCGTCGATGCCGAAAATGCCGGCGACTCCGCCGGCGCCCACTCTGCCGGCGGCCTCCCCGACGATGCCTGCCACCAACCTGGCGTCGCCCGCCGCCAGCGAGCCGCCGGCGATGATGGGACCGGACGTGGCCCTGGCTGCGGCGGCGCCGATGGCCGATGACCTCACCATCGTCGAAGGCATTGGCCCCAAAGTGGCCGCACTGCTCAAGGACGCCGGGATCACAACCTTCCGGCAACTTGCCGACGCCAACGTCGGCCATCTGGAAGAACTTTTGCGCGAGGCCGGGCTGCGGATGATGAACCCGGCCACCTGGCCCGAGCAGGCGCGCCTGGCGGCGCTGGGCGATCACGAAGGCTTACTGCGTTTGCAGGAGACGCTCAAAGGCGGGCGTCGCGTCTGA
- a CDS encoding acyl-CoA-binding protein, with protein sequence MPELQPQFEAAAAAAKQLRKRPDNESMLQLYAFYKQATSGDVSGKRPGFTDPVGRAKYDAWAKCQGLSQAAAMQSYIELVSRLQKA encoded by the coding sequence ATGCCCGAACTACAACCGCAATTCGAGGCCGCCGCTGCTGCCGCCAAGCAACTGCGCAAACGCCCCGACAACGAGTCCATGCTGCAACTGTATGCCTTTTACAAACAGGCAACCAGCGGCGATGTCAGCGGCAAGCGCCCAGGCTTCACCGATCCGGTGGGGCGGGCCAAATACGACGCCTGGGCCAAGTGCCAGGGCTTGAGTCAGGCCGCCGCCATGCAGAGCTACATCGAGCTGGTGTCCAGGCTTCAGAAAGCCTGA
- the rpmB gene encoding 50S ribosomal protein L28: MSKCEVCGRSPQFGNHVSFSQRHVKRRWNPNIQKHRVMIADRLREIHICANCLKTLNKI; this comes from the coding sequence ATGTCGAAATGTGAAGTTTGCGGCCGCAGCCCGCAATTTGGCAATCACGTCAGTTTCTCGCAGCGCCACGTCAAACGGCGCTGGAATCCGAACATCCAGAAGCATCGCGTGATGATCGCCGACCGCCTGCGCGAGATCCACATCTGCGCGAACTGCCTGAAGACACTCAACAAAATCTGA
- a CDS encoding Asp23/Gls24 family envelope stress response protein, with the protein MAPNTLSISQNPPGRIEIAKTAIAALVSETALQCYGVVGLTDAGRRPGWRRGWLASEGGQRGVVVTLDEDRLSLDLYVIVEYGTRISEVARSLMERIAYTIDQNVGLPLVAVNVHVQDLRVSA; encoded by the coding sequence ATGGCGCCGAATACCCTCTCCATCTCCCAAAACCCTCCCGGTCGGATCGAGATCGCCAAGACCGCCATTGCCGCCCTCGTGTCCGAGACCGCGCTGCAATGCTATGGCGTGGTCGGCCTGACCGATGCCGGCCGGCGCCCCGGTTGGCGGCGGGGATGGCTGGCGTCCGAGGGAGGACAGCGCGGGGTCGTCGTCACCCTGGACGAGGACCGCCTGAGCCTTGATCTCTATGTCATCGTCGAATATGGCACCCGCATCTCCGAGGTGGCCCGCAGCCTGATGGAACGGATCGCCTACACCATCGATCAGAACGTCGGCTTGCCGTTGGTCGCGGTCAACGTTCACGTTCAGGACTTGCGCGTCAGCGCCTGA